In Bombus affinis isolate iyBomAffi1 chromosome 8, iyBomAffi1.2, whole genome shotgun sequence, the following proteins share a genomic window:
- the LOC126919349 gene encoding uncharacterized protein LOC126919349, with translation MATARTENVSNIDYELLALFDDPVALSQLENILLNSELYNMYDIDQIEIVPSIENNVEIRKDNECQDNGTNIIPNEEAKKHVFAVPTVYNCMYCERRFYNQAVLRKHQLNHTKDLLRCIHCGFRSHSFGFLRRHHTYYHHTHCSQYVRRMPMKE, from the exons ATGGCGACGGCAAGAACTGAAAATGTTAGCAACATCGATTATGAG CTCTTAGCACTCTTCGACGATCCCGTTGCGTTATCGCAGTTGGAGAATATTCTACTTAATTCAGAATTGTACAACATGTACGATATAGATCAAATTGAAATAGTGCCGTCAATAGAAAATAACGTGGAAATCAGAAAGGATAACGAATGTCAGGATAATGGAACAAACATCATACCCAACGAGGAGGCAAAAAAACATGTTTTCGCAGTACCTACAGTATACAACTGCATGTACTGTGAAAGAAGATTCTACAACCAAGCAGTGCTTCGTAAACATCAGCTGAATCATACGAAAGACCTACTGCGTTGTATCCACTGTGGATTTCGATCACACAGTTTTGGATTTCTTCGTCGCCATCATACATACTACCATCACACCCATTGCAGTCAATATGTTAGAAGAATGCCAATGAAGGAATAA
- the LOC126919325 gene encoding uncharacterized protein LOC126919325 isoform X2, whose translation MIYGYNYQERDGNLSPFIRYLETVIQSGRTYIHNHLYNKYHSIEENMFRLSVYGGYSKAVEYFWDKLNKEEKNRNIVNGIQISITSHIPDYTTIGESCHRQEKCAEICIFLINQVRAYHKTKTIARIVYDSFEDNIYVCSIVKLILSMWPWQDFLGQILDELEAALKTQKNGYTGLKLLHFVISCIKRDYRLGYVIGNSKYGMILHEVWDKIPACLKSKIAEADPYLDFIRDLLEIWDLPSIKLIINTPEMRQWKEKLFDSGYIKCIKIVSLVKIGQYELLNQFIEKVFVSTKEKKLFKQAINIWNYFINEDQYDLADKLLDWQSDSIEEREELKSKINHIELCLNFIKDDQYELADKLLDWKFPTKQLRSVCKDSFKENKSSYDYIYKLWAVEKEDVEIARKKSDKFLKWFLDSEKEIESFKKQKLVNDQLEEILCDIFIENNYFEIIEYFLDWCSLSKEEIQNLKQVVVNKKIFRKCKCNIMWNYVDIAEKFINWAFDEEAEKTNFIRQFVLSKDGIACCVDFIGGAREGITRNDIPTLHEANIKFNKFIDFWIKPLNNLDEVKDKLKDYIFRYGPYENIDKYDMFMRLLDRVNPTNEG comes from the exons ATGATTTATGGGTACAATTACCAAGAgag GGATGGAAATTTATCGCCATTTATTAGATATCTTGAAACAGTAATACAATCAGGAAGGACATATATACATAatcatttatataataaatatcattcaATAGAAGAGAATATGTTTAGATTGTCGGTCTATGGAGGATATAGCAAGGCTGTAGAATATTTTTGGGATAAGTTAAATAAGGAAGAAAAAAACAGAAATATAGTTAATGGTATACAAATATCTATTACTAGCCATATTCCTGATTATACAACAATTGGGGAATCTTGTCATAGACAAGAAAAGTGTGcagaaatatgtatatttcttaTAAATCAAGTGAGAGCATACCATAAGACAAAGACTATAGCTCGTATTGTATATGATTCATTTGAggataatatatatgtatgtagcaTTGTAAAACTGATATTATCCATGTGGCCATGGCAAGATTTTCTTGGACAAATATTAGACGAATTAGAGGCAGCTTTAAAGACGCAAAAGAATGGCTATACAGGTTTAAAGTTGTTACATTTTGTCATATCTTGCATAAAAAGAGATTATAGATTAGGTTATGTAATAGGAAATAGTAAGTATGGGATGATACTACATGAAGTATGGGATAAAATCCCTGCATGCTTAAAATCAAAGATAGCTGAGGCAGATCCATATTTAGATTTCATACGAGATTTATTAGAAATTTGGGACTTACCAAGcataaagttaataattaatactCCGGAGATGAGACaatggaaagaaaaattattcgattctggatatataaaatgtataaagataGTATCGCTAGTAAAGATAGGACAATATGAATTATTAAATCAATTCATAGAGAAAGTATTTGTTTCTACAAAAGAGAAGAAGCTTTTTAAACAAGCCATTAATATCTGGAATTATTTCATAAATGAAGACCAATATGATTTGGCAGATAAATTATTAGATTGGCAATCTGATTCCATAGAAGAGAGGGAAGAGCTTAAGAGTAAGATAAATCATATAGAGCTTTGtctaaattttataaaagatgATCAATACGAATTAGCAGATAAGTTGCTAGATTGGAAATTTCCTACAAAACAATTAAGAAGTGTTTGTAAGGATAGTTTTAAAGAGAATAAATCTTCAtatgattatatttataaactatGGGCAGTAGAAAAAGAAGATGTAGAAATAGCACGAAAGAAATCTGATAAGTTTTTAAAATGGTTTTTAGACTCAGAAAAAGAGATAGAATCGTTTAAGAAACAGAAGTTAGTAAATGACCAATTAGAAGAAATACTTTGtgatatatttatagaaaataattattttgaaataattgaGTATTTTTTAGATTGGTGTTCATTATCAAAAGAGGAAATACAAAACTTAAAGCAAGTAGtagtaaataagaaaatatttagaaaatgtaaatgcaatataatgtggAATTATGTAGATATAGCAGAGAAATTTATTAATTGGGCTTTTGATGAAGAGGCAGAAAAGACAAATTTTATTAGACAATTTGTGTTATCAAAAGATGGTATAGCGTGTTGTGTTGATTTTATAGGAGGGGCGCGTGAAGGCATTACTCGCAACGATATACCAACACTTCACGaagcaaatattaaatttaataaatttatcgaTTTTTGGATCAAACCTCTAAATAACCTTGATGAAGTGAAAGATAAATTAAAAGACTATATATTTCGCTATGGTCCATATGAAAATATAGATAAGTATGACATGTTTATGCGTTTATTAGACAGAGTAAATCCAACTAATGAGGGATAG
- the LOC126919344 gene encoding uncharacterized protein LOC126919344 yields MELYKDIRQQLCDYFNLNLRFHIYVERTRPEELDVHQSYKSSRLVLETAKMHSLNKFNLKKMCSEKEEVSSNMPSTNSSLPLDDRTAIRFMMKKTEKFNYSMGENDAEEAEQNHFEDKQMNGVQDEEINNVSSSLCCLLYKTIIQDPENEKNIPEDQENTPEDQENTQENQENIPENQKNTSEKKSESDFVFLKPKVYYCNYCNKSFFHAASYRRHMILHLKKLRWCRKCKRGFVSQAWFKKHRSVCYKFIKKSVK; encoded by the exons ATGGAACTATATAAGGACATTCGACAGCAGCTATGTGATTATTTCAACCTGAACCTTCGATTTCACATTTACGTCGAACGAACTCGTCCAGAAGAACTCGACGTACATCAATCGTACAAGTCAAGTCGATTAGTGCTAGAAACTGCAAAAATGCATAGTTTGAATAAATTCAACCTTAAGAAGATGTGCTcagaaaaagaagaagtaaGT AGCAATATGCCTTCAACCAACTCGAGTCTGCCATTAGACGACAGAACGGCTATTCGTTTCATGATGAAGAAAAcggaaaaatttaattattcgatGGGAGAGAACGACGCTGAGGAGGCAGAACAGAACCATTTTGAAGATAAGCAAATGAACGGAGTTCAAGACGAAGAAATCAACAACGTATCATCATCCTTGTGCTGTCTGCTTTACAAAACAATCATTCAGGACCCAGAGAACGAGAAAAATATCCCGGAGGACCAGGAAAATACCCCGGAGGACCAGGAAAATACCCAGGAGAACCAGGAAAATATCCCGGAGAACCAGAAAAATACCTCGGAAAAGAAAAGCGAATCAGACTTCGTGTTCTTGAAGCCCAAGGTTTATTATTGCAATTACTGCAACAAATCATTTTTTCATGCTGCCTCCTACAGAAGACACATGATTCTCCATTTGAAGAAACTCCGCTGGTGCCGTAAATGCAAACGAGGATTCGTTTCACAAGCATGGTTCAAAAAACACAGATCAGTTTgctataaattcataaaaaaatctGTTAAATAA
- the LOC126919325 gene encoding uncharacterized protein LOC126919325 isoform X1, translated as MACEYALEENINDLWVQLPREVKNIFCENIYTDYKCLTLAYWQCCRDGNLSPFIRYLETVIQSGRTYIHNHLYNKYHSIEENMFRLSVYGGYSKAVEYFWDKLNKEEKNRNIVNGIQISITSHIPDYTTIGESCHRQEKCAEICIFLINQVRAYHKTKTIARIVYDSFEDNIYVCSIVKLILSMWPWQDFLGQILDELEAALKTQKNGYTGLKLLHFVISCIKRDYRLGYVIGNSKYGMILHEVWDKIPACLKSKIAEADPYLDFIRDLLEIWDLPSIKLIINTPEMRQWKEKLFDSGYIKCIKIVSLVKIGQYELLNQFIEKVFVSTKEKKLFKQAINIWNYFINEDQYDLADKLLDWQSDSIEEREELKSKINHIELCLNFIKDDQYELADKLLDWKFPTKQLRSVCKDSFKENKSSYDYIYKLWAVEKEDVEIARKKSDKFLKWFLDSEKEIESFKKQKLVNDQLEEILCDIFIENNYFEIIEYFLDWCSLSKEEIQNLKQVVVNKKIFRKCKCNIMWNYVDIAEKFINWAFDEEAEKTNFIRQFVLSKDGIACCVDFIGGAREGITRNDIPTLHEANIKFNKFIDFWIKPLNNLDEVKDKLKDYIFRYGPYENIDKYDMFMRLLDRVNPTNEG; from the coding sequence ATGGCATGTGAGTATGCTTTAGAAGAAAATATCAATGATTTATGGGTACAATTACCAAGAgaggtgaaaaatattttttgtgaaAATATATATACGGATTATAAGTGTCTTACTTTAGCATATTGGCAATGTTGTAGGGATGGAAATTTATCGCCATTTATTAGATATCTTGAAACAGTAATACAATCAGGAAGGACATATATACATAatcatttatataataaatatcattcaATAGAAGAGAATATGTTTAGATTGTCGGTCTATGGAGGATATAGCAAGGCTGTAGAATATTTTTGGGATAAGTTAAATAAGGAAGAAAAAAACAGAAATATAGTTAATGGTATACAAATATCTATTACTAGCCATATTCCTGATTATACAACAATTGGGGAATCTTGTCATAGACAAGAAAAGTGTGcagaaatatgtatatttcttaTAAATCAAGTGAGAGCATACCATAAGACAAAGACTATAGCTCGTATTGTATATGATTCATTTGAggataatatatatgtatgtagcaTTGTAAAACTGATATTATCCATGTGGCCATGGCAAGATTTTCTTGGACAAATATTAGACGAATTAGAGGCAGCTTTAAAGACGCAAAAGAATGGCTATACAGGTTTAAAGTTGTTACATTTTGTCATATCTTGCATAAAAAGAGATTATAGATTAGGTTATGTAATAGGAAATAGTAAGTATGGGATGATACTACATGAAGTATGGGATAAAATCCCTGCATGCTTAAAATCAAAGATAGCTGAGGCAGATCCATATTTAGATTTCATACGAGATTTATTAGAAATTTGGGACTTACCAAGcataaagttaataattaatactCCGGAGATGAGACaatggaaagaaaaattattcgattctggatatataaaatgtataaagataGTATCGCTAGTAAAGATAGGACAATATGAATTATTAAATCAATTCATAGAGAAAGTATTTGTTTCTACAAAAGAGAAGAAGCTTTTTAAACAAGCCATTAATATCTGGAATTATTTCATAAATGAAGACCAATATGATTTGGCAGATAAATTATTAGATTGGCAATCTGATTCCATAGAAGAGAGGGAAGAGCTTAAGAGTAAGATAAATCATATAGAGCTTTGtctaaattttataaaagatgATCAATACGAATTAGCAGATAAGTTGCTAGATTGGAAATTTCCTACAAAACAATTAAGAAGTGTTTGTAAGGATAGTTTTAAAGAGAATAAATCTTCAtatgattatatttataaactatGGGCAGTAGAAAAAGAAGATGTAGAAATAGCACGAAAGAAATCTGATAAGTTTTTAAAATGGTTTTTAGACTCAGAAAAAGAGATAGAATCGTTTAAGAAACAGAAGTTAGTAAATGACCAATTAGAAGAAATACTTTGtgatatatttatagaaaataattattttgaaataattgaGTATTTTTTAGATTGGTGTTCATTATCAAAAGAGGAAATACAAAACTTAAAGCAAGTAGtagtaaataagaaaatatttagaaaatgtaaatgcaatataatgtggAATTATGTAGATATAGCAGAGAAATTTATTAATTGGGCTTTTGATGAAGAGGCAGAAAAGACAAATTTTATTAGACAATTTGTGTTATCAAAAGATGGTATAGCGTGTTGTGTTGATTTTATAGGAGGGGCGCGTGAAGGCATTACTCGCAACGATATACCAACACTTCACGaagcaaatattaaatttaataaatttatcgaTTTTTGGATCAAACCTCTAAATAACCTTGATGAAGTGAAAGATAAATTAAAAGACTATATATTTCGCTATGGTCCATATGAAAATATAGATAAGTATGACATGTTTATGCGTTTATTAGACAGAGTAAATCCAACTAATGAGGGATAG